The following nucleotide sequence is from Podospora bellae-mahoneyi strain CBS 112042 chromosome 1 map unlocalized CBS112042p_1, whole genome shotgun sequence.
CCTTGTGGCGGTAACATCATGTGGTTGGTTTCCATAAAGTTTCGCTCTTGGGACTTCATGacttggcggcggtggtgctggcttCTGGGTCGatctttctcctcttgcCTTTTGGCGCTGGCGCCATTCTTGGTGTGTATGTCACTGTCCTTGTCACGACCTCACGAATATGTCGTACGCTCGATCTCGAATCCTTCTTTGCGTGTTTATGTGGGCTGCTCGTACTCgcggcaccaccagcaggTGCGCtagcggcggtggtgggcgtTTCTGGTTCTGCGGGGCGCTTCAAGCTAGGAGATAGTGCCAACCGTCGAGACTTGAGTGCCGCCTCCCAGTCAAACGCTGGTGACCTGACTGAGGCAGTGCTCAGTGGTGATCTTGGCGAGTAAAGGCCTGCGGTGGAAATGGCCGGAGAAGCAGGGAGCTTCATGCTTGGGAATACTGTTGCGTTCGCCCCAGCGGCGGGAGCAGAAAGCGGGCAGTTCGAAGAACCTCGTGGGGCGTTGGACAGCTTGATATCGATGGGAGCAGGTCTGGGAgtttttgtcttttccacctcctcctctttcacCTTGACTCCCTCGTCACACCCGCAGCTGAGATCTGAGCGTGCTGTTGATGGGCCACTGTCGATCTGTTCGCCCTTGTCCTTCTCTGAGTCATCAGAATCGGCTGTTTCGCTGCTGCtcgtgctgctggtgctgagattgctgctggcggtgctgaCAGTGCTGGTTCGGTTCAGAGCGGACTTTCCtgtctgtggtggtgaggcgaGAGCTGGTGAGACCATGGCCATTCCTCTGAGAAAGTCGGTATATGCTACCGGAGGTGTGATGGGCGTCTTTTGGAGGTCATGCTCAAGCTTGATGGTGGCGCTAAACGGAGCAGCGCTATACGGACCAGCAGAAAAAAGAGCGCTAAAGGGTCCGGCGGAAGGCAAACCGGCCGATGGGAGCGCAGAGGAAGGAATTGGGTCCCGGAAAGCCGATGTCCTGGAGACGGCCGACAGAGGAGTAGCTGAGGGAAGAGAGGTGGCAGACCGAA
It contains:
- a CDS encoding uncharacterized protein (EggNog:ENOG503P4A3) — encoded protein: MSSKPTLTISTPKTANFPHIPPPPHELRSATSLPSATPLSAVSRTSAFRDPIPSSALPSAGLPSAGPFSALFSAGPYSAAPFSATIKLEHDLQKTPITPPVAYTDFLRGMAMVSPALASPPQTGKSALNRTSTVSTASSNLSTSSTSSSETADSDDSEKDKGEQIDSGPSTARSDLSCGCDEGVKVKEEEVEKTKTPRPAPIDIKLSNAPRGSSNCPLSAPAAGANATVFPSMKLPASPAISTAGLYSPRSPLSTASVRSPAFDWEAALKSRRLALSPSLKRPAEPETPTTAASAPAGGAASTSSPHKHAKKDSRSSVRHIREVVTRTVTYTPRMAPAPKGKRRKIDPEASTTAAKS